One region of Pecten maximus unplaced genomic scaffold, xPecMax1.1, whole genome shotgun sequence genomic DNA includes:
- the LOC117319365 gene encoding uncharacterized protein LOC117319365, translating to MSNNRTNLEKSVPRCDQHDKKKVWYCEDHQLLGRNICIFKNHRRCGEVTTAIEYFQKLKDGSQMTDMLAVLKKNTEGFDLIVKDFDEQLQTLVQNQEIALQSITDLREKVDNRLNTLQKDVTDKLIASFKEEKINMEASLRQCERLMNSMLNTMKSSVTAVEGNDHIETIVLYQRGQAEVESCKALITDMRKSYTSVSIKHHVVSGLGNLDEDAMGKIIIEKQSRRFPGIQGDLKPPLLERKVKGIGKFNIKILSDEYNCCAHGVVYLPCDQIVVSDADNKKLKLFTDKGQFLDELSIQGCPNDLCLVDNNTVAVAVDSPGGIHVVKVEASKLSLSSEIRIPNGKDCYGITHTDGRFIVGTEGGGVYSVTQDGVTDLLHQYNSNCYSLTHDPVKGDTLVSIYNDTPGDVAVSRLSADKRHTDVMKVGVVNKAGGIDVDREGNIYVCGDSSDNVVHMSGDGSHVRELLTSSDGMVNPWAISVNGDKLVVTRHTDCIFGSKEDNYIRIFQLY from the coding sequence ATGAGTAATAACCGGACGAATCTGGAAAAGTCAGTCCCTCGATGTGACCAACACGATAAAAAGAAGGTTTGGTATTGTGAGGACCATCAACTTTTAGGACGTAACATatgcattttcaaaaatcataGACGTTGTGGAGAGGTAACAACAGCTATAGAgtattttcagaaattaaaaGATGGATCACAGATGACAGACATGCTGGCAGTGTTGAAGAAAAACACGGAAGGTTTTGACTTAATAGTGAAGGACTTTGACGAACAGCTTCAAACTCTGGTACAGAACCAGGAAATCGCACTACAGAGTATCACCGATCTGCGTGAAAAGGTGGATAACCGGTTAAACACGCTACAGAAGGACGTCACAGACAAGTTGATCGCGTCGTTCAAAGAAGAGAAGATAAACATGGAGGCGTCATTACGGCAGTGTGAACGTCTGATGAATAGTATGCTGAATACCATGAAGTCGTCCGTTACCGCCGTAGAGGGAAATGACCACATTGAGACGATAGTGTTGTACCAGCGAGGACAGGCAGAGGTGGAGTCGTGTAAGGCCCTGATAACGGACATGAGAAAGTCGTACACGTCCGTCAGCATTAAACATCATGTTGTTAGTGGACTCGGTAACCTTGATGAAGACGCAATGGGAAAGATCATCATCGAGAAACAATCACGACGTTTTCCTGGCATTCAAGGTGATCTAAAACCACCCTTGTTAGAACGCAAAGTGAAGGGAATCGGAAAGTTCAACATAAAGATTCTGTCGGATGAATATAATTGCTGTGCCCATGGTGTTGTGTACCTTCCATGTGATCAAATAGTGGTAAGTGATGCCGACAACAAGAAGTTGAAGCTGTTTACAGACAAAGGACAGTTTCTGGACGAGTTGTCCATTCAAGGATGTCCCAATGATCTGTGTCTGGTAGACAATAACACTGTGGCGGTCGCTGTCGACAGTCCTGGTGGTATACATGTCGTGAAAGTCGAGGCATCAAAACTCTCCCTGTCGTCTGAGATCAGGATACCAAACGGTAAGGACTGTTatggtataacacatacagacGGGAGGTTTATCGTGGGTACAGAAGGAGGAGGAGTATACAGTGTAACACAGGACGGCGTGACTGACTTGTtacatcagtataacagtaaCTGTTACTCACTCACACATGACCCAGTAAAGGGAGACACACTCGTCAGTATCTATAACGACACCCCGGGAGACGTCGCGGTGTCCAGACTGTCGGCTGATAAACGTCACACGGACGTGATGAAGGTCGGCGTCGTGAATAAAGCGGGGGGAATAGACGTAGACAGGGAGGGAAACATCTACGTATGTGGTGATAGTTCAGACAACGTCGTACATATGTCTGGGGACGGGTCACACGTCAGGGAACTGCTGACGTCATCGGACGGTATGGTGAACCCATGGGCAATATCTGTAAATGGTGACAAACTCGTTGTCACTAGACATACAGATTGCATTTTCGGTAGTAAAGAGGATAATTACATCCGGATCTTTCAACTCTACTAG